The nucleotide window ATGCCGAGTTCAAATCGCCGACTGAAGTGCGTGATGTCCTGAACTATCTTGAGCTACTCAAACTCGCGGGGTTGATGAAGATGTGATTTGTGATAATACGAATTTACCTTAACTGCATTTGCAGAGCACAAAAAGCCCCCTTCCGGGGGCTTTTTCAAAACTAATCTGTCCAAAAGTTATCCTTCGAACAGGTCTTCCGCCTCGACTATCTTCAACGCATCGGCGTTAATACCGAGATCATATGACTCAATAAACTTGTCCTCGTCAAGGAGCTCCTGAGGGGTATTGCCCGCCTGATATACAATCGGAGTTTTCTCTCCCGACAGCAGTAAATCGCGGACTTTTTCCGCCTCTTCCGTTACAATCGCTACTTTGAGATTCTTCGACTGCAAATATTTCTTAACTGCGGCGTTCACGTCCTCGCGTGTCAACAGAGCCAGTTCTTTTTCTATCTTGTCAATAAAGTATTCGGTGCCGTACCAATCTGAATCCATCACATACCCTAACCGCCTGCTCGCCGTCTGCACCCAGAGTTTCGAGTAGTTCAGGAGGTATTTGCGTGTAGTCTCGAAATCCTCTTCCGAGATACCGTCCGTTACGAGCATATCGAGTTCCCTAACCGCCTGTTTGAGGGAAAACAGAGCATTCTCATGAGCCACCGGGCGTATCCAGATACTGAAGAACTGTTGTCTTCGCGGAATGTTCGGCACAGGAAAAGTACTTCCGCCGTCCTGCACGAAATTCTCTATATAAGAATAGTCGCCGTAATTCAAACCCCTGTCTTCGCGCATGTGATTCATCAGCTTACCGTTGAATGTCCTGTGCTCGCCGAGATATGAATTGGCAATCATCAACGCGTAGAAATCTTTGTCAGAACGTGTTACGGCTATCGGAGCACCGATAGAAATTGCCGCTCCGTCGTTCGGCTTTTTGACGATCATAACTTCAATACCGCTGATCGGGTTCGGTTCGGGAAGGTCAACAACAGCAGGAGCATCTTTAGCCAACACGGAGAAATCAGCCCGTATTCTATCGATAAACCCGTCAGGATATCCTCCCGCAATTCCTATAACGAGATTATCCTGAGTATAGTTAGCCGCAGCATACGCTTTGAGGTCTTCAATAGTCAGAGCCTCAAGCGATTTAACAGTTCCCGGCCCTCTTCTGACATACGGGTGTCCTTCGTACATAAAGAGATTAAGAGCGGCTTTTCCGAGGTTCTCATCGTCATTACTCCGCAGAGTATTCTTTATGTAATTCGAGTGCTGATCGACTATTCTCTTAAAATCCGACTCGTCCCATCTCGGATTCAAGATAAGATTCGAGAAAATGTCATAGAACTCCTCTAAATGATCTACGTGGACGTTTCCGGTGAATACCGTTACCTCTTTATTTATCTGTTGACCTATATTTGCCGCCATCGGATAGAGAGCCTGCACAACGTCATTATACGACATCTCGCCCGTTCCTCCTTGCGCCATCACAGATGCGGTGATAGCGGCTATCCCTTCTTTCCCCGCCGGTTCATTAATTGTGCCGCTCCCAAAAAGGATTCTGAACGCTATTAACGGAGAATGCGCGCTCGGCAGTTTACTGACTTTCAATCCGATCCCCTTCTTTTTCATTACGTCCGTTTTCTGAGACGCACAGCCCGCCGCCAATAACGTTGACAGCAAGACCAAAACAAATATATGGCGATTCATCACTCACCTCCGTCATTACTCAAAGTCACTACCGTTCTGTTCTCTACGCTGAAATATTTATTGGCGGCATTCCGAATATCTTCCGCCGTTACACTGTCATATAACTTATACAACCGGTTTACCGTCTCAGGGTCGCCCGTCAAGCCGATATAATGTCCGAGCGTGCCTGCGACGCTTTTCGGGCTGTTCAATCCCATGGCGAAACTGTATTTAAGATGAGATTTTATCGAATTGAGCCGTTCTTCGTCAGCGAGAACCGTTTTCGTTTCCTCAATAGCTTTGTAGATCTCCTGCTCAACCATCTCAACATTTGCAGGGTCTTTCACACGTGTAAATATCGTGAACATCGTAGCGTCCCTTCGGTCAAAAGCGCTTCCCTGAACGAAATCCACCAGCTGCTCCTCGATGACCAATTTCCTGTATAGAGGCGATGATTGCGAAAATGCCAGCTGTGAAAGCAGGTCGAGAGCGGGCATATCTATCTCTGTGTCGCTGAACGGCGGTCCGTGATACCCTATCGCCATGATCGGTAAGGTCGGGTTCTCCCATGTCAGGTGAGCTCTTTTTTCTTCCGTCTGCGCTCCTTCCTGAGGAATTTCCGGCTGTCCGGGGCCGCGTTCCCAATTCCCGTAATACTTCTCCGCAAGAGCCATCAGGTTAGAATGGTCAACGTCACCTACGACGAGAATAGTGCAGTTTTCGGGTCTGTAATACGTATCAAAGAAAAAGAGACTGTGCTCATACTGATTCGGCATATCCTCTATGTCGGCAAGGAATCCTATCGTGGTATGTTTATACGTGTGCGTTTCGTATGCCGTATCCCGAAGTTTTTCTATCAGCGGAAGAAACGGGCTCGTTATGCTCTTACGATATTCACCGAGCACTGCCCCCGCTTCTTTCTTAAAATCTTCTTCATCGTATTTCAAATTCTGAAACCTGTCCGATTCGATTTGAATTATCGCCTCGAGCGCGCCGGAACTGGAAAGCGAATGGTATGCGGTGATATCATCACTGGTGAAAGCATTGTGGTCAGCCCCAACAGCTTTCAAAACGTTGTTATAATCTTCAGATGAATATTTATCCGTGCCTCGAAACATCATATGCTCGAAGAAATGAGCGAATCCCGATTTCCCGGGTTCAATTTCATTTCGCGAACCGGTGCGGACGATTGTGTAAAATGCAATCAGCCCGGGGCTGTCGAATTCCACCGAGACTACGTTCAGACCGTTCGCCAAAGTTCCTGTCGTTATCGGATATTGAAATATCTTCTCTTCTCCTCTAATTTCACCTGTAAATAAAAAGATGGAAATCGTAAGCATCACGAGAAGAGCTCGCGTAAAACTTTTTGAGTTTCCCATTATATATTCTCCGGTTCAATACTGATTGTGATCCTAATCTTATACGAATGACAGCCGGAAAAGTTATCAAATATTTCAGTGACAGACAAGCGGAAAAGTCATTTTTTTATCCTGTTCATTCATATCAGCGCATGGGAAAATCTACCACATCACGCTTTCATTTTAACCGCTGAAGTTTATATTTAACGACTGAATCATGAATATAAATTCAATTCACGGGATACTTGTCGTTATCGCATTAAGTCTTTTGACTTCTGCATGCTCGATTCGGAGCATGGCGATAAACTCGATCGCGGATGCCTTAAGCGCAACGGGCACCGGATTCGCCTCGGACGACGATCCGGAGCTGATCCGCGAAGCGGTTCCCTTTAGTCTCAAAACGGTCGAGACACTTCTTGAGGAAAGACCGGAACATGTAGGTCTCCTGCTGACCGCTGCAAAGGGGTTCACACAATACGGTTACGGATTCATCCAGCAGGACGCCGATTTCATAGAGGAAGAGGATTTTGACGAGGCGCTCAGGCTCAGAGACCGCGCGTCAAAACTCTACGACCGCTCAATAAGATATGCGCGCCGGGCTCTCGAGGTCAATCACAAAGGGTTCATCTCTGCGTTCGATACAGATCCTGAATCAGCCGTGACTATTCTCGATAAAAATGACGTCCCGCTTATTTATTGGTACTCCGCTGCGCTCGGATTGAAAATCTCTCTCTCCAAAGACGACCCGATGGAGATAGCGAAGCTTCCTCAGGTCGAATTTTTAATCGGCAGAGCTATCGAGCTCGATGCCGGCTGGGACAGAGGCGCGCTTTACGAGTTTATGGTCTCCTTCGAGGGTGGACTCTCCGAGATCATGGGCGGTTCTCCTGATAAGGCTGATGAATATCTCGATAAAGCGATCGAGCTGTCAGGCGGAAGACGGGCAGGTCCTTACGTCGCTTATGCCGAGTCCGTTTGTGTTATGCAGCAAAAGAGGGACGTTTTCGTTGAGATGCTTGAAAAGGCGCTCGCAGTAAGCATAGATGAACCTTCGGAAGACAGGCTTGCGAACATTATAGCGCAAAACAGGGCGCGATGGCTGCTTGAGACGATTGACGACCTTTTCTTTTAACCACATTACACGGAGAATTTCTTTGCGTTTGTTTATAATAAAATTATTTCTATCTCTTTTTTCTTTTGTGCTTATCACTACAGTCGCATCGGGACAGAAAAAAATAAAAGTAAAAATTGCTACGTTAGCACCGAAGGGTTCTCCATGGCACGAGATACTCGTTAAGATGGGGAGAGAATGGCGGGAAGCCTCAAACGGGCAGATTCAGTTGAAGATATATCCCGACGGAGTTGCCGGTGACGAAGATTCGATGATTCGTAAGATGCGCATAGGTCAGTTTCAGGCGGCGGCTCTTACTTTTAACGGCTTAGCGTTCATCGACCCTTCGGTAAAGGCTTTTGCCATACCGATGCTCTATGACGACTACAGCCAGCTTGACAGGGTTAGAGAAATCTTGGGTGGAGAGATACGACGTCGAATGGAAGCTAACGGATTCATACTGCTTGCATGGGCGGACGTCGGCTGGGTCCGGTTCTTCTCTTCAAAGCCTATCATGACACCCGAAGACCTCAAAAAGATGAAAATATTTACGTGGGCCGGCGATGAGGTCGCCCAGCGAATGTGGTCTAACGCAGGCTACCATGCCATTCCGCTTCAACCGATAGATATACTGATGGGACTACAGACCGGACTGATAAACGCTTTTTCTTCACCTCCCTTCGGCGCTCTCTCCTCACAGTGGTTCGGAATTGCAAATCATATGCTTGATCTTCGTTTTGCTCCTTTTATCGGTGGAATTGTAATAGATAAAAGGACATGGAACAAGATTCCGGAGGAGTATAAACCAGAGTTGATCGCCGCTGCCGACAAGCTTGCCCGGCTGGTTAAGGAAGATCTCCGGCATGGAGACCAGGCGTTTATTGATGCTATGGTAGAACACGGTCTCACGGTTCACACTCCTGACAGTGCCACAAAAGATCTATGGAGGGAAACAGCACAGACGTTTTATCCCGACCTGCGGGGAGATTTCGTTCCGGCGGATATTTTTGACCGCGCAGTAGCTATCAGCGACAGCCTCAGGGCGCTCGATTCCGCGGGAACAGACGGTCAGTGACCGAAAATCCCGATAAGCCTGAACCCGCACGGGTTCAGAAAAACTTCATAGTTCGCTATCTCCATAAATTCGAGGATTACTTCTCAATAACCGTCCTCCTTATGATGGCTCTTTTGCCTTTGATAGAGATCATCTACCGCAACTTTGCCGCAGGTGGAATAGCCGGCTCCTCGGTAGTTGTCCAGCACCTCACGCTCCTGATCGCTTTTTCGGGAGCCGCAATCGCTGCGAGAGAAGGCAGGCTGCTTTCGCTTACATCGGGCAAAGCCCTTTTCAAGGGAAAACTGGGCGAATATTCCCGTTATTATGCAGCTGCCGTCGCTGCAGCCGTCACAGCCGGACTATTCTGGGCGAGCTGGAAGATGGTAATGATCGATTATGAATATCCCATAGACATAATATCCGGCGTTCCTAACTGGCTTGCCGAACTCGTGATGCCGATAGCGTTTGCCCTGATACTCGTTCGGCTGATCCTCAAGTCATCAGAGAGACTGAAAGTCAGGCTTCTGATTGTGGGTGTGGTCATAGTTATCGCTATGCTCGGTAATATAGAAGCGTT belongs to Candidatus Neomarinimicrobiota bacterium and includes:
- a CDS encoding insulinase family protein encodes the protein MNRHIFVLVLLSTLLAAGCASQKTDVMKKKGIGLKVSKLPSAHSPLIAFRILFGSGTINEPAGKEGIAAITASVMAQGGTGEMSYNDVVQALYPMAANIGQQINKEVTVFTGNVHVDHLEEFYDIFSNLILNPRWDESDFKRIVDQHSNYIKNTLRSNDDENLGKAALNLFMYEGHPYVRRGPGTVKSLEALTIEDLKAYAAANYTQDNLVIGIAGGYPDGFIDRIRADFSVLAKDAPAVVDLPEPNPISGIEVMIVKKPNDGAAISIGAPIAVTRSDKDFYALMIANSYLGEHRTFNGKLMNHMREDRGLNYGDYSYIENFVQDGGSTFPVPNIPRRQQFFSIWIRPVAHENALFSLKQAVRELDMLVTDGISEEDFETTRKYLLNYSKLWVQTASRRLGYVMDSDWYGTEYFIDKIEKELALLTREDVNAAVKKYLQSKNLKVAIVTEEAEKVRDLLLSGEKTPIVYQAGNTPQELLDEDKFIESYDLGINADALKIVEAEDLFEG
- a CDS encoding insulinase family protein → MGNSKSFTRALLVMLTISIFLFTGEIRGEEKIFQYPITTGTLANGLNVVSVEFDSPGLIAFYTIVRTGSRNEIEPGKSGFAHFFEHMMFRGTDKYSSEDYNNVLKAVGADHNAFTSDDITAYHSLSSSGALEAIIQIESDRFQNLKYDEEDFKKEAGAVLGEYRKSITSPFLPLIEKLRDTAYETHTYKHTTIGFLADIEDMPNQYEHSLFFFDTYYRPENCTILVVGDVDHSNLMALAEKYYGNWERGPGQPEIPQEGAQTEEKRAHLTWENPTLPIMAIGYHGPPFSDTEIDMPALDLLSQLAFSQSSPLYRKLVIEEQLVDFVQGSAFDRRDATMFTIFTRVKDPANVEMVEQEIYKAIEETKTVLADEERLNSIKSHLKYSFAMGLNSPKSVAGTLGHYIGLTGDPETVNRLYKLYDSVTAEDIRNAANKYFSVENRTVVTLSNDGGE
- a CDS encoding TRAP transporter TatT component family protein, with the translated sequence MNINSIHGILVVIALSLLTSACSIRSMAINSIADALSATGTGFASDDDPELIREAVPFSLKTVETLLEERPEHVGLLLTAAKGFTQYGYGFIQQDADFIEEEDFDEALRLRDRASKLYDRSIRYARRALEVNHKGFISAFDTDPESAVTILDKNDVPLIYWYSAALGLKISLSKDDPMEIAKLPQVEFLIGRAIELDAGWDRGALYEFMVSFEGGLSEIMGGSPDKADEYLDKAIELSGGRRAGPYVAYAESVCVMQQKRDVFVEMLEKALAVSIDEPSEDRLANIIAQNRARWLLETIDDLFF
- the dctP gene encoding TRAP transporter substrate-binding protein DctP; the encoded protein is MRLFIIKLFLSLFSFVLITTVASGQKKIKVKIATLAPKGSPWHEILVKMGREWREASNGQIQLKIYPDGVAGDEDSMIRKMRIGQFQAAALTFNGLAFIDPSVKAFAIPMLYDDYSQLDRVREILGGEIRRRMEANGFILLAWADVGWVRFFSSKPIMTPEDLKKMKIFTWAGDEVAQRMWSNAGYHAIPLQPIDILMGLQTGLINAFSSPPFGALSSQWFGIANHMLDLRFAPFIGGIVIDKRTWNKIPEEYKPELIAAADKLARLVKEDLRHGDQAFIDAMVEHGLTVHTPDSATKDLWRETAQTFYPDLRGDFVPADIFDRAVAISDSLRALDSAGTDGQ